One genomic region from Sciurus carolinensis chromosome 2, mSciCar1.2, whole genome shotgun sequence encodes:
- the Gcnt3 gene encoding beta-1,3-galactosyl-O-glycosyl-glycoprotein beta-1,6-N-acetylglucosaminyltransferase 3, with product MKMTSWRKIVRRYHMWTLGCYMLLAIIALRLSLRLKCDFDHLDLDSREPQSPYCRDKLYKSLKLPAGRSINCSGVTRGNQEAVIQAILNNLETKKKREPFTDVDYIRLTRDCEHFKATRKFIQFPLSKEELDFPIAYSMVVHEKIENFERLLRAVYAPQNIYCVHVDRKSPETFKEAISAITSCFSNVFIASKLVPVVYASWSRVQADLNCMEDLLQSSVPWKYFLNTCGTDFPIKTNAEMVQALKMLNGKNSMESEIPTAVKKRRWKYHYVVKDTLYITAKEKDPPPNNLTMFTGNAYIVASRDFIQHVLTNPKSQQLIEWVKDTYSPDEHLWATLQRASWMPGSAPSNHKYDISDMTSIARLVKWQAHEGDINEGASYAPCSGIHQRAICIYGAGDLHWILQNHHLLANKFDPKVDDNALQCLEEYLRFKAIYGTKL from the coding sequence ATGAAAATGACTTCATGGAGGAAAATCGTCCGGCGTTATCACATGTGGACCCTTGGCTGTTATATGCTGCTGGCCATTATTGCTCTGAGACTTTCTCTCAGATTGAAGTGTGACTTTGATCACTTGGATCTGGACTCCAGGGAACCTCAAAGCCCGTACTGTAGGGATAAGTTGTATAAGTCCCTAAAGCTGCCAGCAGGGAGGTCCATCAACTGTTCCGGAGTCACTCGAGGGAACCAGGAAGCAGTGATCCAGGCTATTCTGAATAACCTGGAAACCAAGAAGAAGCGGGAGCCTTTCACGGATGTTGACTACATTCGCCTGACCAGAGACTGTGAGCACTTTAAAGCCACAAGGAAGTTCATACAGTTCCCACTGAGCAAAGAAGAGTTAGACTTCCCAATTGCATACTCCATGGTAGTTCATGAGAAGATTGAAAACTTTGAAAGGCTGCTGCGGGCTGTGTATGCCCCTCAGAACATATACTGTGTCCACGTGGATAGGAAGTCCCCAGAAACTTTCAAAGAGGCGATCAGTGCGATTACTTCATGCTTCTCCAATGTCTTCATAGCCAGTAAACTGGTTCCAGTGGTTTATGCCTCATGGTCCAGGGTGCAGGCTGACCTGAACTGTATGGAAGATTTACTCCAGAGCTCAGTGCCATGGAAATACTTCCTGAATACATGTGGGACAGACTTTCCTATAAAGACCAATGCTGAGATGGTCCAGGCCCTCAAGATGTTGAATGGGAAGAACAGTATGGAGTCAGAGATACCTACTGCGGTTAAAAAAAGACGCTGGAAATATCACTATGTGGTGAAAGACACGTTGTATATAACTGCTAAAGAAAAGGACCCTCCCCCTAATAATTTAACCATGTTCACTGGGAATGCTTATATTGTGGCTTCTAGAGACTTCATTCAGCATGTCTTAACGAACCCCAAATCCCAACAACTGATTGAATGGGTAAAAGACACCTATAGCCCTGATGAACATCTCTGGGCCACCCTTCAGCGGGCCTCCTGGATGCCTGGCTCTGCTCCCTCCAACCACAAGTATGACATCTCTGACATGACTTCCATTGCCAGGCTGGTCAAGTGGCAGGCACATGAGGGAGACATCAATGAGGGGGCATCGTATGCACCTTGCTCTGGAATCCACCAGCGGGCTATCTGTATCTATGGGGCCGGAGACCTGCATTGGATACTTCAAAACCATCACCTGCTGGCCAACAAGTTTGACCCAAAGGTGGATGATAATGCTCTTCAGTGTTTAGAAGAGTATCTACGTTTTAAGGCCATCTATGGAACCAAACTATAA